One genomic window of Caldisericia bacterium includes the following:
- a CDS encoding ABC transporter permease, translating to MKSLNFLNEILYWWNREKERVSEFLVPIIAIIVAFLVAALMIKATGKSPWAAYKLLFQGAFGSSLKEFFSLKQAGEGLLKGAILTLTGLSVAVAFRVGLFNIGAEGQFIIGAIVAAYLGFKLNISPWIDIPIIIGAVSIISGLYAAFAGWLKITRGVHEVITTIMLNWIAIHLVENWIVVGPFNILRYNPQAVLAGTPYVKEASRLKPLFHGTRLNGSIIIAIIGVILIYILMNKTVLGYEIQATGKNPEAARYSGINTAKTMIIAMFISGALSGIGGACMILGTEGHYPGVFRPGYGFDGITMALIGGNTAIGTLLSSLFFGFVRAGATGMQLIGIHKTFADIIQGVATLFVAGQVGIKYLLFKIGEKKMVKKEA from the coding sequence ATGAAAAGTCTTAATTTTTTGAATGAAATTCTTTACTGGTGGAACAGGGAGAAGGAGAGAGTATCTGAATTTCTTGTTCCCATAATCGCCATAATAGTTGCATTTCTTGTTGCTGCTCTCATGATAAAGGCAACGGGTAAGAGTCCTTGGGCTGCTTACAAACTTCTGTTTCAGGGCGCCTTTGGTTCATCTCTAAAGGAGTTCTTTTCTCTCAAACAAGCTGGTGAGGGGCTACTAAAAGGTGCAATTCTTACACTCACAGGACTATCTGTGGCAGTTGCATTTAGAGTGGGATTGTTTAACATAGGCGCTGAGGGTCAATTTATAATAGGTGCCATAGTTGCAGCATATCTTGGATTCAAATTAAACATATCTCCATGGATTGACATTCCAATTATAATTGGAGCTGTATCCATAATTTCAGGGCTGTATGCTGCCTTTGCCGGTTGGCTGAAGATAACAAGGGGAGTTCATGAGGTTATAACCACCATAATGTTAAACTGGATAGCTATACATCTTGTGGAAAACTGGATAGTTGTTGGTCCCTTCAACATCTTAAGATACAATCCACAGGCAGTTCTTGCAGGGACTCCCTATGTCAAAGAGGCATCAAGACTTAAACCTCTGTTTCATGGAACAAGACTTAATGGTTCAATAATCATTGCCATAATAGGGGTAATACTTATATACATTCTAATGAACAAAACTGTTCTTGGATATGAGATCCAAGCAACAGGTAAGAATCCAGAAGCTGCAAGGTATAGCGGGATAAATACTGCAAAGACAATGATTATAGCCATGTTTATATCTGGTGCTCTTTCAGGAATTGGTGGTGCATGTATGATTCTTGGAACAGAGGGGCACTATCCAGGTGTCTTTAGACCCGGTTATGGGTTTGATGGAATCACCATGGCACTTATAGGAGGTAATACAGCCATAGGAACTCTTCTATCCTCTCTCTTCTTTGGTTTTGTAAGGGCAGGAGCTACCGGTATGCAGCTTATTGGAATACACAAGACCTTTGCAGATATAATTCAAGGTGTAGCGACCCTCTTTGTGGCAGGACAGGTTGGAATAAAGTATCTATTGTTCAAGATTGGAGAAAAGAAGATGGTTAAAAAGGAGGCTTAA
- a CDS encoding ABC transporter ATP-binding protein produces MDYAVELKNITKEFPGVLANDNISLSIKRGEVFAIVGENGAGKTTLMNIIYGLYTQDSGEIYIFGKKITHHSPRKAIEMGIGMVHQHFMLIPKFTVYENIILGEEFRKNGFVLDRKRAIEEVKRISEMYGLKVDPEEKVENLPVGIQQRVEILKVLFRGAEILILDEPTAVLTPQETEELFETIRTLKKKGKTVIFISHKLKEVLSIADRIAVLKNGRVMGIKDASETDERELARLMVGRDVVLEVPKKEKEPGEVILEVKDLVVMSDKGIPAIKGISFKLRRSEILGIAGVEGNGQKELVEALTGLRPIKSGRIIIRGKEVKEFDPWFFRREGIAHIPEDRRKRGLILPFTVSYNLFLGRQRESYFSRGSFLNKKNINEYGKAKVLEYDIRPHNPNLKVDALSGGNQQKVVVAREISYDPDILVASQPTRGLDVGATEFVHKKLVEQRDSGKAVLLISLELDEIMMLSDRIAVLFNGEIVGELPADKATEEELGLLMLGLKRYDRKEVEA; encoded by the coding sequence ATGGATTATGCAGTGGAACTTAAAAATATTACAAAGGAGTTTCCTGGAGTTTTAGCCAATGACAACATATCCCTGAGCATAAAGAGGGGAGAGGTTTTTGCCATTGTCGGAGAGAATGGAGCAGGGAAGACAACACTTATGAACATAATATATGGTCTCTACACCCAAGATTCTGGTGAGATCTATATATTTGGTAAAAAAATAACGCATCACTCTCCCAGAAAAGCCATAGAGATGGGTATAGGTATGGTCCATCAGCACTTCATGCTCATTCCAAAATTCACAGTCTATGAGAATATAATACTTGGTGAGGAGTTCAGAAAGAATGGTTTTGTTCTTGATAGGAAGAGGGCGATAGAAGAGGTTAAGAGAATTTCAGAGATGTATGGATTAAAGGTTGATCCTGAAGAGAAGGTAGAGAATCTCCCTGTGGGCATTCAGCAGAGGGTTGAAATCTTAAAGGTTCTATTCAGAGGAGCAGAGATTTTAATTCTTGATGAGCCAACCGCGGTGTTAACTCCTCAGGAGACAGAGGAGCTTTTTGAAACCATAAGGACTTTGAAGAAAAAAGGAAAGACTGTTATATTCATATCCCATAAATTGAAGGAAGTCCTTTCCATAGCAGACAGAATTGCAGTGCTTAAAAACGGAAGAGTTATGGGAATTAAAGATGCCTCTGAAACTGATGAGAGGGAACTTGCAAGGTTAATGGTTGGAAGGGATGTTGTTCTTGAAGTGCCAAAAAAAGAGAAGGAACCAGGGGAGGTTATACTTGAGGTAAAAGACCTTGTTGTTATGAGTGATAAAGGAATTCCTGCCATTAAAGGAATATCTTTTAAACTAAGAAGAAGTGAGATTCTTGGGATTGCTGGGGTTGAAGGAAATGGTCAGAAGGAATTGGTCGAAGCACTAACAGGATTAAGACCTATAAAGAGTGGGAGGATAATAATAAGAGGTAAAGAGGTTAAGGAGTTTGATCCGTGGTTCTTTAGAAGAGAGGGAATTGCCCATATTCCAGAGGATAGAAGGAAGAGAGGTTTGATTCTTCCCTTCACCGTATCCTACAACCTCTTTCTTGGGAGACAAAGAGAATCATACTTTTCAAGGGGATCATTTTTAAACAAAAAGAATATAAATGAATATGGAAAGGCAAAGGTTCTTGAGTATGATATAAGACCGCATAATCCCAATCTCAAAGTGGATGCTTTATCAGGTGGTAACCAGCAGAAAGTAGTTGTGGCAAGGGAGATTTCCTATGATCCTGATATACTCGTTGCCTCCCAACCTACAAGGGGGCTTGATGTTGGAGCTACTGAATTTGTCCATAAGAAGCTTGTGGAGCAGAGAGATTCAGGGAAAGCTGTTCTTTTAATTTCTCTTGAGCTTGATGAGATAATGATGCTTTCTGATAGAATAGCAGTGCTCTTTAATGGTGAGATTGTAGGCGAACTTCCAGCGGATAAGGCAACAGAGGAGGAGCTTGGACTCCTCATGCTTGGTTTAAAGAGGTATGATAGAAAAGAGGTGGAGGCATGA
- a CDS encoding BMP family ABC transporter substrate-binding protein, whose product MKKLLSGLIVLALIVMSGFVILPKQNAVALTNAETIIIKFQIGSPYMYVNGEKKEIDPGRGTVPVIVKKWGRTVLPARAIVENLGGIIGWDGKERKVTIDFKTTEILLWIDKPKAKVNGVEKWIDPDNHDVRPIIINGRTMLPIRFVGENMGCLVGWDGKTRTVSLTYTVPPKVKIGLVTDVGGRGDKSFNDSALRGLENWAAGVKMIAGEGYKPLSHEEYMKIIEEEAPDLLDKRIHKFDIQPMVLESKANEDYVPNLKRLADEGCKLVIGVGFMLTDAIKEVAPLYPDTYFMLIDGVIENPPPNVVCYTFKENEGSFLVGALAGQMTKKNKVGFVGGMDLFIIHKFEYGYKAGVKTVNPDCEVLVGYTGNFTNADDGQKIAKQQFDSGADIVYHASGACGLGVIKEAQARGEGYYAIGVDSDQDYLAPGRVLTSMIKHVDYAVWLSIESVLKGTFKPGIVSLGVKEGGVGLSPMKYTKDKIPPEVLEKVEKLRKMIADGVFKVPATEDEFNNFVPPQIP is encoded by the coding sequence ATGAAAAAATTATTGTCAGGATTGATTGTTTTGGCGCTTATTGTTATGAGTGGATTTGTGATTTTGCCAAAACAAAATGCAGTAGCGCTTACAAATGCAGAGACCATCATCATAAAATTCCAGATTGGTTCACCCTATATGTATGTTAATGGAGAAAAGAAAGAAATTGATCCTGGAAGAGGAACAGTTCCTGTTATTGTGAAGAAATGGGGAAGAACAGTTCTTCCTGCAAGAGCAATTGTTGAGAATCTTGGTGGAATAATTGGATGGGATGGAAAAGAGAGAAAGGTAACCATTGACTTTAAGACAACTGAGATACTACTCTGGATTGACAAACCAAAGGCAAAGGTAAATGGAGTAGAGAAGTGGATTGATCCAGACAATCACGATGTAAGACCCATTATAATAAATGGAAGAACCATGCTTCCAATCAGGTTTGTCGGTGAGAATATGGGATGTCTCGTAGGATGGGATGGCAAGACAAGAACAGTAAGCCTCACATACACAGTTCCACCAAAGGTGAAGATAGGACTTGTCACAGATGTTGGTGGAAGAGGAGATAAATCCTTTAACGATTCTGCTCTTCGTGGATTGGAGAACTGGGCAGCTGGTGTAAAGATGATTGCAGGAGAAGGATACAAACCTCTCTCCCATGAGGAGTATATGAAGATAATTGAAGAGGAGGCACCAGATCTTCTTGACAAGAGAATCCACAAATTTGATATTCAGCCAATGGTTCTTGAATCAAAGGCAAATGAGGACTATGTTCCAAACTTAAAGAGACTTGCAGATGAGGGATGTAAACTTGTAATCGGAGTTGGATTCATGCTTACAGATGCAATTAAAGAGGTTGCGCCTCTCTATCCAGATACCTACTTCATGCTCATTGACGGAGTTATTGAGAATCCTCCACCCAATGTTGTGTGCTACACATTCAAGGAGAATGAAGGTTCATTCCTTGTTGGTGCATTGGCTGGACAGATGACAAAGAAGAACAAGGTTGGATTTGTAGGCGGAATGGACCTCTTTATCATACATAAGTTTGAGTATGGATACAAAGCAGGAGTTAAGACTGTAAATCCAGACTGCGAAGTTCTCGTTGGATACACAGGAAACTTCACCAATGCAGATGATGGTCAGAAGATTGCAAAACAGCAGTTTGATTCAGGTGCAGATATTGTCTATCACGCATCTGGTGCATGTGGACTTGGCGTAATTAAAGAGGCACAGGCAAGAGGTGAGGGCTACTATGCCATAGGTGTTGACTCAGATCAGGATTATCTTGCACCGGGAAGAGTTCTCACATCCATGATAAAGCATGTTGACTATGCAGTCTGGCTCTCCATAGAGTCTGTGCTTAAAGGAACATTCAAACCGGGAATCGTCTCCCTTGGAGTTAAGGAAGGTGGAGTTGGTCTCTCACCAATGAAGTACACAAAGGATAAGATTCCACCTGAGGTTCTTGAGAAGGTTGAGAAGCTCAGAAAGATGATTGCAGATGGAGTATTCAAGGTTCCAGCTACAGAAGATGAGTTTAATAACTTCGTTCCTCCTCAGATTCCATAA
- a CDS encoding Na/Pi cotransporter family protein, whose amino-acid sequence MIANIILELVGGIALFIYGIHLASDGIQKAASENLRIFLEKATSNPVIAVFIGFLVTAVIQSSSATTVMVISLVNSGMMTLPQAVGVIFGANIGTTVTAQIIALKITKYGIPFFALGFLLYFLPFKRKIKYLGLSIMGFGLIFIGIEIMAGSVEPLKHSQAVRELFVKFGKIPILGVLVSAVFTAIEQSSSVSIGIVQALAMKGLLDISSAFPLVIGANIGTTVTAMIASIGTTVSAKRAAVSHLIFNIVGAIIFLIILHPYINFIRSLGGDTVRQIANSHTLFNIINTLIFLPFIKLFVDFVKRLVPGKEIVVETGVQYLTKSMLKSPLLAFSSLRKETQRLSEIVYKNLMALKEMIFTKNKRIIKEIETRENTINFINREISKYVPLIAALDLPEREAFLVPQMLIISSQLERIGDIIFNTSQIELQRLEDHITYSRYAYKELLRMCDTICESYELIMKNLFNLNDEVYKKIKENEELIDELEEIMREHHIDRLNKGICSSEAGIIYLDVVSNLERIGDHIMKIANIVYSSKIML is encoded by the coding sequence TTGATCGCTAATATTATTCTTGAGTTAGTTGGCGGCATTGCTCTTTTTATTTATGGTATTCATCTTGCAAGTGATGGTATTCAAAAGGCAGCATCTGAAAATTTAAGGATATTTCTTGAAAAGGCTACTTCAAATCCGGTTATTGCTGTATTTATAGGTTTTCTTGTCACAGCAGTTATCCAGTCAAGTTCAGCCACCACAGTTATGGTTATCAGTCTTGTGAACTCAGGCATGATGACGCTACCACAAGCTGTGGGTGTGATATTTGGTGCAAATATTGGTACCACAGTTACAGCACAGATAATAGCTCTCAAGATAACTAAATACGGAATTCCATTCTTTGCATTGGGTTTTCTCCTCTACTTCCTTCCATTTAAAAGGAAGATAAAATATCTGGGACTCTCTATAATGGGTTTTGGACTTATATTTATAGGAATTGAGATAATGGCGGGAAGTGTAGAGCCCTTAAAACATTCTCAGGCAGTAAGGGAATTGTTTGTAAAGTTTGGAAAAATTCCTATATTAGGAGTCCTTGTCAGTGCAGTTTTCACCGCTATTGAACAGAGTAGTAGTGTAAGTATAGGTATTGTTCAAGCTCTTGCAATGAAAGGACTGCTGGATATTTCATCTGCCTTTCCCCTTGTTATTGGTGCAAATATTGGAACCACTGTTACTGCAATGATAGCAAGCATAGGAACAACAGTTTCTGCAAAGAGAGCTGCTGTATCACACCTCATCTTTAACATCGTTGGTGCCATAATTTTTCTTATAATTCTCCATCCTTATATCAACTTTATAAGAAGTCTTGGGGGAGATACTGTAAGGCAAATTGCTAATTCCCATACCCTTTTTAATATTATAAATACACTAATTTTTCTTCCATTTATTAAACTATTTGTTGATTTTGTTAAAAGGCTTGTTCCAGGGAAGGAAATTGTTGTTGAAACAGGAGTCCAGTACCTTACAAAGAGTATGCTTAAAAGTCCACTCCTTGCCTTTTCTTCTTTAAGAAAGGAGACGCAGAGACTCTCTGAAATAGTCTATAAAAATCTTATGGCGCTTAAAGAGATGATCTTTACAAAGAATAAAAGGATAATCAAAGAAATTGAAACAAGAGAGAATACCATAAACTTTATAAATAGAGAAATTTCAAAATATGTTCCTCTTATTGCTGCTCTTGATTTACCTGAGAGAGAGGCATTTCTTGTCCCACAGATGCTCATTATATCTTCCCAGCTTGAAAGAATAGGAGATATTATCTTCAATACATCACAAATAGAACTTCAAAGACTTGAGGACCACATAACCTATTCGCGGTACGCGTATAAGGAACTTTTAAGGATGTGTGATACTATTTGTGAAAGCTACGAACTTATTATGAAAAATCTATTCAATTTAAACGATGAAGTTTACAAAAAGATAAAGGAGAATGAAGAACTCATTGATGAACTTGAGGAGATAATGAGGGAGCATCACATAGATAGGTTAAATAAGGGAATATGCTCCAGTGAAGCTGGAATAATCTATCTTGATGTGGTAAGTAATCTTGAGAGAATTGGTGATCACATTATGAAAATTGCCAACATAGTTTACTCCTCAAAAATTATGCTATAA